In Pseudomonas sp. Leaf58, one DNA window encodes the following:
- a CDS encoding helix-turn-helix domain-containing protein: MNGFGPRLRNERERLGMTQRVFGEIGGVEPNAQGKYESGLRAPRIDYLAALAAKGVDALYVLSEVRTPVPLGGMSPDEASLLGAFRRLAAADQAALWHLLRRLSAEGNHPETVSPLTVARSSFLTEGMR, from the coding sequence ATGAACGGATTCGGACCGCGGCTAAGAAATGAGCGCGAGCGTTTGGGTATGACCCAGCGGGTTTTTGGCGAAATTGGTGGTGTAGAACCTAACGCGCAGGGCAAATACGAAAGCGGCCTGCGGGCGCCAAGAATCGATTACCTGGCGGCCTTGGCCGCCAAAGGTGTGGATGCGCTTTACGTGCTAAGTGAGGTTCGCACACCGGTACCACTGGGCGGCATGTCACCGGATGAAGCCAGCCTGCTCGGTGCATTCCGACGCTTGGCCGCAGCCGATCAGGCCGCACTCTGGCATTTGCTGAGGCGTCTGTCGGCGGAGGGCAATCACCCCGAAACGGTGAGCCCCCTCACAGTTGCAAGATCGTCATTTCTGACAGAAGGAATGCGTTAG
- a CDS encoding GNAT family N-acetyltransferase, with protein sequence MSLQLTPADDSYRTFARDLTRRAMLPYYREYDLLWIEEAFDEAWGWREQWLVTEGETVLGFCSLSQDRQALFIRELHLLPEHRGRGVGSWVLEQLALWATQRRLPLLRLMVFIGNPARLLYQRHGFVEMGQDECFVRMQRTLD encoded by the coding sequence ATGTCCCTACAACTAACTCCTGCCGATGACAGCTACCGTACCTTCGCCCGCGACCTAACGCGCCGTGCCATGCTGCCGTACTACCGCGAATACGACCTGCTGTGGATCGAGGAAGCTTTCGATGAAGCCTGGGGCTGGCGCGAGCAGTGGCTGGTGACTGAAGGTGAAACCGTGCTCGGCTTCTGCAGCCTCAGCCAGGACCGTCAGGCATTGTTCATTCGCGAGTTGCACTTGCTCCCCGAACACCGCGGGCGCGGCGTTGGCAGCTGGGTGCTGGAACAATTGGCCCTTTGGGCCACGCAGCGGCGCCTGCCGCTGCTGCGGCTGATGGTGTTTATCGGTAACCCGGCGCGGCTGCTGTACCAGCGTCACGGCTTCGTCGAAATGGGGCAGGACGAATGTTTTGTGCGCATGCAGCGAACGCTGGATTGA
- a CDS encoding DUF488 domain-containing protein: MIRCKRVYDAVEQDDGQRVLVDRLWPRNKRKEDLHGQWLREVAPSGELRKAFHQGEVDFAGFTQRYQHELAAHPEHWYPLLDLAGKGTLTLLYAGKNTEHNNARVLAEWLEDELDRRGPGSSPVCYAR, translated from the coding sequence ATGATTCGCTGCAAGCGTGTTTACGATGCGGTTGAGCAGGACGATGGCCAGCGCGTGCTAGTCGACCGCCTGTGGCCGCGTAACAAACGCAAGGAAGACCTGCACGGGCAGTGGTTGCGTGAAGTGGCCCCCTCGGGCGAACTACGCAAAGCATTTCACCAGGGTGAGGTGGACTTTGCCGGTTTCACCCAACGTTACCAGCACGAGCTGGCAGCCCACCCCGAGCATTGGTACCCGCTGCTGGACCTGGCCGGGAAGGGCACGCTGACATTGCTTTATGCTGGCAAAAACACCGAGCACAACAATGCCCGGGTGTTGGCTGAATGGCTGGAAGATGAACTGGACCGACGTGGCCCTGGGAGTTCGCCAGTGTGTTATGCCCGATGA
- a CDS encoding inorganic phosphate transporter: MATPSLASQPQLAQRDARPQLAHKPGRATLVLFFALLLAGIAYTAWSLKQDVTASGTVITTVTPFLLLGLALLIALGFEFVNGFHDTANAVATVIYTHSLPAPVAVVWSGLCNFLGVLFSSGAVAFGIIALLPVELILQVGSSAGFAMVFALLLAAIIWNLGTWWLGLPASSSHTLIGSIIGVGVANALMHGRDGTSGVDWAQASKVGYALLFSPLIGFACAALLLLALRALVKRKALYQAPEGQTPPPWWIRGALILTCTGVSFAHGSNDGQKGMGLIMLILVGTLPMAYALNKTMPNEQALQFSAVAEVTRQALVRNDPQAPPADPRQVLSAFVAEPKAGPQLVPALAALTGMIGKEVKGYGSLKRVPAEAMANVRNDMYLTSEAIRLIEKHQLVTFDADTRSHVQLLKTQLDDATRYIPLWVKVAVAIALGLGTMVGWRRIVVTVGEKIGKTHLSYAQGASAEVVAMCTIGAADMFGLPVSTTHVLSSGVAGTMVANGSGIQKRTLINLLMAWVLTLPAAMLLAGSLYWLLHQIL; the protein is encoded by the coding sequence ATGGCAACCCCGTCACTGGCCAGCCAGCCGCAACTGGCCCAACGCGACGCCCGCCCGCAGCTTGCCCACAAGCCTGGGCGCGCCACCCTGGTGTTGTTCTTCGCCCTGCTGTTGGCCGGTATCGCCTACACCGCCTGGAGCCTGAAACAGGATGTAACGGCCAGCGGCACGGTAATCACCACGGTCACGCCGTTTCTGCTGCTGGGCCTGGCGTTGCTGATAGCCCTGGGCTTCGAGTTCGTCAATGGTTTTCATGACACCGCCAACGCCGTGGCCACGGTCATCTACACCCACTCGTTGCCGGCCCCGGTCGCGGTGGTGTGGTCCGGGCTGTGCAACTTCCTTGGGGTGCTGTTTTCCAGCGGCGCGGTGGCGTTCGGCATCATCGCCCTGCTGCCGGTGGAGCTCATTCTACAAGTCGGCTCCTCGGCCGGCTTCGCCATGGTCTTCGCCCTGCTGCTGGCGGCAATCATCTGGAACCTCGGCACCTGGTGGCTGGGCCTGCCTGCGTCATCCTCGCACACCCTGATCGGTTCGATCATTGGTGTGGGCGTGGCCAATGCATTGATGCACGGGCGCGACGGCACCAGCGGCGTGGACTGGGCCCAGGCCAGCAAGGTTGGTTATGCCCTGCTGTTCTCGCCGTTGATTGGTTTTGCTTGCGCCGCCCTGCTGCTGCTGGCGCTGCGCGCGCTGGTAAAGCGCAAGGCGCTGTACCAGGCGCCAGAAGGCCAGACGCCACCGCCGTGGTGGATACGCGGCGCCCTGATTCTGACCTGTACCGGCGTGTCCTTTGCCCACGGTTCCAACGACGGCCAGAAAGGCATGGGCTTGATCATGCTGATTCTGGTTGGCACCCTGCCGATGGCTTACGCGCTGAACAAGACCATGCCCAATGAGCAGGCCCTGCAGTTTTCTGCCGTCGCCGAGGTAACCCGCCAGGCGCTGGTACGCAATGACCCGCAAGCGCCCCCAGCCGACCCGCGCCAGGTACTCAGTGCATTCGTGGCCGAACCCAAGGCCGGCCCGCAGTTGGTGCCCGCACTGGCGGCGCTGACCGGCATGATAGGCAAAGAAGTCAAAGGCTACGGTTCACTCAAGCGCGTACCCGCCGAGGCCATGGCCAACGTGCGCAATGACATGTACCTGACCAGCGAAGCGATCCGACTGATCGAGAAGCACCAGCTGGTGACGTTCGATGCCGACACCCGCAGCCATGTGCAGTTGCTCAAGACGCAGCTTGACGACGCTACCCGCTATATCCCGCTGTGGGTGAAAGTGGCCGTGGCCATCGCGCTGGGGCTGGGGACCATGGTCGGCTGGCGGCGCATCGTGGTGACGGTAGGCGAAAAGATCGGCAAAACCCACCTCAGCTATGCCCAAGGTGCTTCGGCCGAAGTGGTGGCGATGTGCACCATCGGCGCAGCAGACATGTTCGGGCTGCCGGTGTCGACCACCCATGTGCTCAGCTCGGGGGTGGCCGGCACCATGGTGGCCAACGGTTCGGGGATTCAGAAGCGCACGCTGATCAATTTGCTGATGGCCTGGGTGCTGACATTGCCGGCGGCGATGCTGTTGGCGGGCAGCCTGTACTGGTTGCTGCACCAGATTCTCTAA
- a CDS encoding glutathione S-transferase N-terminal domain-containing protein, whose amino-acid sequence MTDLSAFPVTHKWPAKYPERLQLYSLPTPNGVKVSIMLEEIGLAYEAHKVSFDNDDQLSPEFISLSANNKIPAILDPNGPGGQPLPLFESGAILQYLAEKSGQLLSQDPAQRYQTLQWLMFQMGGIGPMFGQVGFFHFFAGKEYEDKRPRDRYVNESKRLLGVLDRHLKGRQWMVDEYSIADIAIFPWVRNLVERYDARELVGFDEFREVQRVLAVFRERPAVQRGLKIPG is encoded by the coding sequence ATGACCGATCTCAGTGCGTTCCCCGTTACCCACAAGTGGCCCGCCAAATACCCCGAGCGCTTGCAGCTGTATTCGCTGCCCACGCCCAATGGGGTCAAGGTGTCGATCATGCTTGAAGAGATTGGCTTGGCCTATGAAGCGCACAAGGTCAGCTTCGACAATGATGATCAGCTGAGTCCCGAGTTCATTTCGCTCAGCGCCAACAACAAGATCCCCGCCATCCTCGACCCCAACGGCCCGGGCGGCCAGCCGCTGCCACTGTTCGAGTCGGGGGCGATCCTGCAGTACCTGGCGGAGAAAAGCGGCCAGCTGCTTAGCCAGGACCCTGCACAGCGCTACCAGACCTTGCAGTGGCTGATGTTCCAGATGGGCGGTATCGGGCCGATGTTCGGCCAGGTCGGGTTCTTCCACTTCTTTGCCGGCAAGGAATATGAAGACAAGCGCCCGCGGGACCGTTATGTCAACGAATCCAAGCGCCTGCTCGGTGTGCTGGACCGGCATTTGAAAGGCCGGCAGTGGATGGTCGACGAATACAGCATTGCCGACATCGCGATATTCCCCTGGGTGCGTAACCTGGTGGAACGTTACGACGCCCGTGAGCTGGTGGGCTTTGATGAGTTCAGGGAAGTGCAGCGGGTGCTGGCGGTGTTTCGCGAGCGGCCGGCGGTGCAGCGCGGGCTTAAAATCCCCGGCTGA
- a CDS encoding PaaI family thioesterase, translating into MNDHSLSLQALAAPDGTCYGCGCSHPSGLHLQSHWDADGIHLVCRHAPDSTFIGWPGLVYGGLLAMLVDCHSNWTAMAYHYRNEGREPGSLPRIDCVTGTLNLTYLKPTPMGVELLLKARVEGEVGRKSRVICEVWADDVLTVAADSVFVRVDTEKLKLKAHGQA; encoded by the coding sequence ATGAACGACCATTCCCTTTCCCTTCAGGCCCTGGCTGCGCCGGATGGCACCTGCTACGGCTGCGGTTGCTCCCACCCCAGCGGCCTGCACCTGCAAAGCCACTGGGACGCCGACGGCATTCACCTGGTGTGCCGGCACGCACCCGACAGCACCTTTATCGGCTGGCCCGGCCTGGTCTACGGTGGCCTGTTGGCAATGCTGGTCGACTGCCACTCCAACTGGACAGCCATGGCTTACCACTACCGCAACGAAGGCCGCGAACCGGGTAGCCTGCCACGCATCGACTGCGTCACCGGCACGCTCAACCTGACCTACCTGAAACCTACGCCAATGGGCGTCGAGCTGTTGCTCAAGGCGCGGGTGGAAGGCGAAGTGGGGCGCAAGAGCCGGGTGATATGTGAAGTCTGGGCCGACGATGTGCTGACCGTGGCCGCCGACTCGGTGTTCGTCCGGGTCGATACCGAAAAGCTAAAGCTCAAGGCCCACGGGCAAGCCTGA
- a CDS encoding amino acid permease, producing the protein MASLDNKKQRSLQHGLTSRQVSMISIAGIIGAGLFIGSSNAIATAGPAILISYAMTGLLVLLVMRMLGEMAIANPNSGSFSTYASEAIGPWAGFTIGWLYWWFWVLIIPVEAIAGADILHAYFPGVPSWLFAFLIMLVLSGTNLISVKNFGAFEYWFALVKVVAIIAFIVVCTLAVFGVWPLAEVSGVSRLWDNGGFMPNGFGTVLGGVLITIFSFFGAEIVTIAADETANPKDKIRRATNLVVYRIAIFYLASIFLVVSLVAWNDPQLKAVGSFQRVLEVLNVPGAKLLVDLVVLVAVTSCMNSGLYTASRMLYSLGARGQALSVTKRISGSGVPTVAVIFSTLAGFAGCLVNYVFPGKVFGFLLSTTGAIALLVYLVIAVSQLRMRARAEREGRPLELKMWLFPWLTWLVIGTIVMVLGYMLFSDAYRYETLMTAGVTAFILLVSLTQRRAKVVAQTA; encoded by the coding sequence ATGGCTTCGCTAGACAACAAGAAACAGCGCTCCCTGCAGCACGGCCTGACGTCCCGTCAGGTTTCCATGATCTCCATTGCCGGTATCATCGGCGCCGGCCTGTTCATCGGTTCCTCCAACGCCATCGCCACCGCCGGCCCGGCCATCCTCATTTCCTACGCCATGACCGGCCTGCTGGTGCTGCTGGTGATGCGCATGCTGGGCGAAATGGCCATCGCCAACCCTAACAGCGGTTCGTTCTCCACCTATGCCTCCGAAGCCATCGGCCCTTGGGCAGGCTTTACTATCGGCTGGCTGTACTGGTGGTTCTGGGTGTTGATCATTCCGGTCGAGGCGATTGCCGGCGCCGATATCCTGCATGCCTACTTCCCCGGTGTGCCGTCCTGGCTGTTCGCCTTCCTGATCATGCTGGTGCTGTCGGGCACCAACCTGATCAGCGTGAAAAACTTCGGTGCCTTCGAATATTGGTTCGCGTTGGTCAAGGTGGTGGCGATCATTGCCTTTATCGTGGTCTGCACCCTGGCGGTGTTCGGCGTTTGGCCGCTGGCCGAAGTGTCCGGGGTCAGCCGGCTGTGGGACAACGGCGGTTTCATGCCCAACGGTTTCGGCACCGTGCTGGGTGGCGTGCTGATCACCATCTTCTCGTTCTTCGGCGCGGAAATTGTCACCATTGCCGCAGACGAAACCGCTAACCCGAAAGACAAGATCCGCCGTGCCACCAACCTGGTGGTGTACCGCATCGCTATCTTCTACTTGGCGTCGATCTTCCTGGTGGTATCGCTGGTGGCTTGGAACGACCCGCAGCTCAAAGCAGTCGGTTCGTTCCAACGCGTGCTGGAAGTGCTGAACGTACCGGGCGCCAAGCTGTTGGTTGACCTGGTGGTGCTGGTGGCCGTTACCAGTTGCATGAACTCGGGGCTGTACACCGCGTCGCGCATGCTCTATTCGCTGGGCGCCCGTGGCCAGGCGCTGAGCGTGACCAAGCGCATTTCCGGTTCGGGCGTGCCAACCGTGGCGGTCATCTTCTCTACCCTGGCCGGCTTTGCCGGGTGCTTGGTCAACTACGTGTTCCCAGGCAAGGTATTCGGCTTCCTGCTGTCTACCACTGGCGCCATTGCCTTGCTGGTGTACCTGGTAATTGCCGTGTCGCAACTGCGCATGCGTGCCCGTGCCGAGCGTGAAGGGCGGCCGCTGGAGCTGAAGATGTGGCTGTTCCCGTGGCTGACCTGGCTGGTGATTGGCACCATTGTCATGGTGCTGGGCTACATGCTGTTCAGCGATGCCTACCGCTACGAGACGCTGATGACCGCCGGGGTAACCGCGTTCATCCTGCTGGTTTCGCTGACCCAGCGGCGCGCCAAGGTGGTTGCCCAGACCGCCTGA
- the gcvA gene encoding transcriptional regulator GcvA, translated as MSKRLMPSTTALQCFEAAARHLSFTRAAQELHLTQSAVSKQVAQLEDMLSHSLFQRIRRRLHLTPAGALYLTEVNKILTQIDISSRYILSYGDETEVLRIATQPTFGARWLVPRLKGFGDRYPRIHLDIRNELEPFDLVQAKADIAFFFGQGTWPGATCIELFSEEVLPVCSPQLLANHRFDSAQALTEHRLLQCVSRPEAWHEWFLGLGLHSQNSYHGPRFDTFYLCIRAAIAGCGIALIPRYLVAEELSEGKLVVAWDHPVASNGRHFIAHAEHAAEVPKIRAFVQWIRERVAEGD; from the coding sequence ATGTCCAAACGCCTGATGCCTTCGACCACCGCCCTTCAGTGCTTCGAAGCGGCCGCCCGTCACCTCAGCTTCACCCGCGCGGCCCAGGAACTGCACCTGACCCAGAGCGCCGTCAGCAAGCAGGTGGCGCAGCTCGAGGACATGCTGTCGCACTCGCTGTTCCAGCGCATTCGCCGGCGCCTGCACCTGACCCCAGCCGGCGCGCTGTACCTCACCGAAGTGAACAAGATCCTCACCCAAATCGACATTTCCAGCCGCTACATCCTCAGTTACGGCGACGAAACCGAAGTGCTGCGCATCGCCACCCAGCCCACCTTCGGCGCGCGCTGGCTGGTACCTCGGCTAAAGGGCTTTGGCGACCGTTACCCGCGTATTCACCTGGACATTCGCAACGAACTGGAGCCGTTCGACCTGGTCCAGGCCAAAGCCGATATTGCGTTTTTCTTTGGTCAAGGCACCTGGCCTGGGGCAACCTGCATCGAGCTGTTCAGTGAAGAAGTGCTGCCGGTGTGCAGCCCGCAGCTACTGGCCAACCACCGTTTCGACAGCGCCCAGGCGCTAACCGAGCACCGCCTGTTGCAGTGCGTGTCACGCCCGGAGGCCTGGCACGAATGGTTCCTGGGGCTGGGTTTGCACAGCCAGAACAGCTACCACGGGCCGCGCTTCGACACGTTCTACCTGTGCATCCGCGCCGCCATCGCCGGCTGCGGCATTGCCCTGATTCCACGCTACCTGGTGGCCGAGGAACTGAGCGAAGGCAAGCTGGTGGTGGCCTGGGACCATCCAGTGGCGAGCAATGGCCGGCACTTCATTGCGCATGCCGAGCATGCTGCCGAAGTGCCCAAGATCAGGGCCTTTGTGCAGTGGATTCGGGAGCGGGTGGCAGAGGGGGATTGA